In Saccharicrinis fermentans DSM 9555 = JCM 21142, a genomic segment contains:
- a CDS encoding 30S ribosomal protein S16: MPVKIRLARHGRKRHAFYHIVVADSRSPRDGKYIERIGSYNPNTNPATIDLNFDKALTWLSNGAQPTDTARAILSYKGVMMKKHLLEGVKKGAFDEAEAEKRFQAWLTEKEAKVQAKVDGLAGKAADEAKEQFEREAKINAERAEAIAKRKSELAAEAEAAKAPEASAEGEEAAEEPAAE, from the coding sequence ATGCCAGTAAAAATTAGACTAGCAAGACACGGACGTAAAAGGCATGCTTTCTACCACATTGTGGTAGCTGATAGCAGATCACCACGTGATGGTAAGTACATTGAGCGTATTGGATCTTATAATCCAAATACCAATCCTGCTACTATCGACTTGAACTTCGACAAAGCCTTAACTTGGTTAAGTAACGGAGCTCAACCTACTGATACAGCAAGAGCAATCTTGTCGTACAAAGGGGTTATGATGAAAAAACACTTGCTTGAAGGTGTTAAAAAAGGCGCTTTTGATGAGGCTGAAGCTGAAAAGAGATTTCAAGCTTGGTTGACTGAGAAAGAAGCTAAAGTTCAGGCAAAAGTTGACGGACTTGCAGGAAAAGCTGCAGACGAAGCTAAAGAGCAATTTGAGCGTGAAGCTAAAATTAATGCTGAAAGAGCTGAGGCAATTGCTAAAAGAAAGTCGGAATTGGCTGCAGAAGCTGAGGCTGCTAAAGCACCAGAAGCAAGTGCTGAAGGTGAAGAAGCTGCAGAAGAACCAGCTGCTGAATAA
- a CDS encoding HAD family hydrolase, giving the protein MVQIKLIVADMDGTLLNSNHELSPKFEATYKQLRRLGIRFVVASGRPYYTLLPQFEHMEHDMILIGDNGAYIGTRPEPVVMKAFAHDEVAEIAALGRSLEDVYLVICTQDRPYTESDDPYFIAEAKRYYPTLKVVNNTDELEEKVLKIAAFDAKTWQLNSGKAWDVFQDKYVVAKSSNVWIDLMPLGINKGAAVKYLQEQLGISKEETMAFGDFHNDIEMLQMAHHSYAMENAHDDVQQVARFKAPSNDRDGVIKVIEEIVLKKI; this is encoded by the coding sequence ATGGTGCAGATTAAACTAATTGTAGCAGACATGGATGGTACTTTATTGAACTCCAACCATGAATTGTCTCCTAAATTTGAAGCTACCTATAAGCAATTAAGGCGTCTGGGTATTCGATTTGTGGTAGCCAGTGGCAGACCTTATTATACCTTGTTGCCGCAGTTTGAACATATGGAGCATGATATGATTCTTATTGGAGATAATGGTGCTTACATTGGTACGCGCCCTGAACCTGTGGTGATGAAGGCGTTTGCGCATGATGAGGTGGCTGAAATTGCGGCTTTGGGACGTTCATTAGAAGATGTGTATCTGGTGATTTGTACTCAGGATAGGCCCTATACCGAATCGGACGATCCTTATTTTATAGCTGAGGCCAAAAGGTATTATCCTACATTAAAAGTGGTGAACAATACGGATGAACTGGAGGAGAAAGTTCTGAAAATCGCGGCGTTCGATGCCAAAACATGGCAGTTGAATAGTGGAAAAGCCTGGGACGTCTTTCAGGATAAGTATGTGGTTGCTAAATCGAGTAATGTTTGGATTGATTTAATGCCACTGGGTATTAATAAAGGGGCCGCAGTTAAATACCTGCAAGAACAGCTTGGAATCAGTAAGGAGGAGACCATGGCTTTTGGTGATTTTCATAATGATATAGAAATGCTGCAAATGGCGCATCATAGTTATGCCATGGAGAATGCCCATGATGATGTTCAACAGGTAGCTCGCTTCAAGGCCCCAAGCAACGACCGCGATGGTGTAATAAAGGTGATTGAAGAAATTGTGTTGAAGAAGATATAG
- a CDS encoding DUF3810 domain-containing protein, with translation MQVKPSYIKKTIAFILLAVTVLLQVFFKNNAAYTEEVYSHGIYPSIAYVLSSVSAWVPFSLDDVFYVTLVLFLLIGLCMVVFRKLKLWKYLLFVFQTGAMIYVLFYCLWGFNYYREPAHQRFQLSQSVANDSVFISVFKQVIDHTNKSYTSTAFFERETGNIALEKSYRQMAAYLHLPRRMPRWSAKYVTFSDFFAKATILGYFGPFFNEIHINRYLTAWDIPVVTAHERSHQLGVTSEAEASFYGWIICVNSDEPFVQYSGWLYALDYFLYQSKHLETRAELIKQIRPEVVEDIKSQHKHWRHWRNAEIDKAASKVNDAYLKSNNIKEGIDDYNGVVQLIIDYTLQKTLIYGAD, from the coding sequence ATGCAAGTAAAACCATCCTACATAAAAAAAACAATCGCATTTATATTGCTGGCTGTGACGGTGCTGTTGCAAGTATTTTTTAAAAATAATGCGGCTTATACCGAAGAAGTTTATTCTCATGGTATTTATCCATCTATCGCTTATGTGTTATCTAGTGTTTCTGCATGGGTACCCTTTTCTTTGGATGATGTTTTTTATGTGACTCTTGTACTTTTTCTTTTGATTGGCTTGTGTATGGTTGTTTTTCGCAAGTTAAAGTTATGGAAGTATTTGCTCTTTGTTTTTCAAACAGGGGCAATGATTTATGTTTTATTTTACTGTTTGTGGGGTTTTAACTATTATCGTGAGCCAGCCCATCAGCGTTTTCAGTTAAGTCAAAGTGTGGCCAATGATTCGGTATTCATTTCGGTATTCAAGCAGGTTATAGATCATACCAATAAGAGTTATACTTCTACCGCTTTCTTTGAGAGGGAGACAGGTAATATTGCGTTGGAGAAATCTTACCGGCAGATGGCTGCCTATCTTCATTTGCCTCGTCGCATGCCCAGGTGGAGCGCAAAGTACGTTACCTTTAGTGATTTTTTTGCGAAAGCTACCATACTTGGGTATTTTGGACCGTTCTTTAATGAGATACATATCAATAGATATTTAACCGCCTGGGATATACCGGTGGTGACTGCTCATGAGAGGTCTCATCAACTGGGTGTTACCAGCGAAGCTGAAGCTAGTTTTTATGGGTGGATCATTTGCGTGAATAGTGATGAACCTTTTGTGCAATATTCGGGTTGGTTATATGCCTTGGATTACTTTTTGTATCAATCTAAGCACCTAGAAACGAGGGCGGAGCTTATCAAACAGATCAGACCCGAAGTGGTGGAAGATATTAAAAGTCAGCATAAGCATTGGCGTCACTGGCGAAATGCTGAAATAGACAAAGCTGCTTCTAAGGTGAATGATGCTTATTTAAAATCGAATAATATTAAAGAGGGGATTGACGATTACAACGGTGTTGTGCAGTTGATTATTGACTATACACTTCAAAAAACATTAATATATGGTGCAGATTAA
- a CDS encoding UDP-N-acetylmuramate--L-alanine ligase, which translates to MVLLAFGYICYYLLDIPTYKLINKDRNITMHIHFIAIGGAAMHNLAIALHKKGYQVTGSDDEIFDPSRSRLNQYGLLPPEYGWFPHKINQDIDVIILGMHARKDNPELLKAQELQLKVYSYPEYLYEQCKDKKRIVIGGSHGKTTITSMVMHVLKKLDYQFDYMVGAQIEGFDTMVQLSHDAPIAIFEGDEYLSSPIDLRPKFHWYKPHVALLTGVAWDHINVFPTWENYVEQFKIFADSLSKNATFIWYTMDKELQDISQDLRKDIKSLAYKELPAQLKNGKSIVTFNNTSYELSVFGAHNLQNINGARMICAELGINDNDFFECISSFKGAAKRLQTLKEKKNTAVFLDFAHSPSKLKATVEAVKLQYPERKLVACMELHTFSSLNKDFLPQYKDTMAAADVAYVYFNPEVLKHKHLPAINQTLVHDAFGTNNVSVFSNTTELQKLLLQSTWENTNLLFMSSGNFSGIDFVDFSEKILK; encoded by the coding sequence ATGGTTTTACTTGCATTTGGTTATATTTGTTATTATTTGTTGGATATACCAACTTATAAGCTAATCAACAAAGATAGAAATATTACTATGCATATTCATTTTATTGCCATTGGAGGTGCAGCTATGCACAACTTGGCTATCGCATTACATAAAAAAGGGTATCAGGTGACTGGATCAGACGATGAAATTTTTGATCCCTCACGCAGTCGCTTAAATCAATACGGCCTATTGCCCCCTGAATATGGTTGGTTTCCCCATAAAATCAATCAGGATATTGACGTTATAATATTAGGAATGCATGCCCGAAAAGATAATCCGGAACTATTGAAGGCACAGGAACTTCAACTAAAAGTATATTCTTATCCGGAATATTTATACGAACAATGCAAAGATAAAAAACGCATTGTTATTGGAGGTAGCCATGGAAAAACAACCATCACTTCGATGGTGATGCATGTGCTCAAGAAACTCGATTATCAATTCGATTATATGGTAGGCGCACAGATTGAAGGTTTTGATACCATGGTTCAGCTATCGCACGATGCCCCTATTGCTATTTTTGAAGGAGATGAGTACTTGTCTTCTCCCATTGATCTACGTCCTAAGTTCCATTGGTACAAACCTCATGTGGCCTTATTGACTGGAGTAGCTTGGGATCATATTAATGTATTCCCTACTTGGGAGAATTATGTGGAGCAGTTTAAAATATTTGCAGATTCATTATCAAAAAATGCAACTTTCATTTGGTATACCATGGATAAAGAGCTACAAGATATCTCCCAAGACCTGCGAAAAGATATCAAAAGCCTGGCCTATAAAGAATTGCCTGCACAATTGAAAAATGGAAAATCGATAGTCACATTTAACAACACTAGCTATGAGCTGTCAGTCTTTGGAGCCCATAACCTTCAGAATATAAATGGTGCCAGAATGATATGTGCAGAATTGGGTATCAATGATAATGATTTTTTTGAGTGTATATCCTCATTTAAAGGTGCTGCCAAGAGGCTACAAACACTAAAGGAGAAAAAGAATACAGCTGTATTTCTTGATTTTGCCCATTCACCATCGAAACTAAAAGCTACCGTTGAAGCTGTAAAACTTCAGTATCCCGAAAGAAAATTGGTGGCCTGTATGGAGTTACACACCTTTAGTAGTCTCAACAAAGATTTTTTACCCCAATACAAAGACACGATGGCCGCGGCCGATGTAGCCTACGTATATTTTAATCCGGAGGTACTTAAACACAAACATCTTCCTGCAATAAACCAGACCCTGGTCCATGATGCATTTGGCACAAACAATGTAAGTGTTTTCTCCAATACAACTGAACTACAAAAATTATTACTCCAGTCAACATGGGAAAATACCAATCTTTTGTTTATGAGTTCTGGTAATTTTTCAGGCATTGACTTTGTTGATTTCTCAGAAAAAATTTTGAAGTAA
- a CDS encoding RHS repeat protein: MENKNIVLFFLIINIFAGITAQDDILEIKRHLEPIEPSAAGIATYGTYPVNYSTGLPSIEIPLYTIRAGDIEVPIKLSYHGGGIKVSQEASWVGLGWDLFYGGQITREVNGYPDEPSQNWSIPDINEVVDYLENVNSDDNLYLDNISGEKSPAYSFLRDVFHFNLAGYNGSFVYNNFGEKMQIPFGNYLFQKQSGNDIIVAPNGIRYLFNDDGVDRTSVYPIHAGIPEYISTWHVKEIIGQGTDDRISYVYQPDGSITTKTFGYSQGKSVMKYECSKYNILPKETLISFKKSVSNQMVKAQKPYQITFPNGRVTFILEQRKDIEAYSPISASAVPPLRRLKQILIENKIGNDYIPHHSFDFHYSYFYTSSPDSEQIDQLRLKLDSVSKLAYGSGDTEKEVTSFVYSGDYCPDKNSFSKDYWGYYNGVNNMSPIPGTVGFQSRYVDESSSKFGSLLQIIYPTGGRTVFEWESNRYGEEDPIVVEKNAQDVSMTTGYPEGLSCEDGDILLPIDSVVKFPGSDFYLFTARYSQSIDVTYSIQRKIDYNNQHNKYDQAEIEISDLTEGRTLISATREANDFTRTRTVNIIKGHKYYFRVSSNCHNIKSSIYFSYAGNDYFDDKYNYPIGGLRIKNIVNRDTNGAKINEQNFTYLIPNTNKSSGMLNNLRTLTFTSSRHDVRVEPDYSESDLDNPSVIPGCRLAVNTTILSHSNPISGLYSNCVNYQYVQVFNKDSEGNNTGYVNYEFDICKDKYIGEEYPIVSNSWKRGQLIRETIYKNNEGVYDSVKMISNYYSIDLRQNSKSSSFRLIKDGSVEGKCNGCSAFYTAYKHPVQFDYISGWKHLDSTVVTNIYEDGNLVVRNYSYYDNPNYSFPGRTKTIDSQGATKETIWKYPLDYTNGFAMLYEDDNANLSIMQDMVGKNMVDRPVEVVRKSGGSLKESLFYVFAKHNENINVRDIFKKDLQNSSINGDNQIQYPSLPELCVQYFFNGKTRQIELKTGELVSYYWGHGSSYVMAKMDNLKSTVIDNDPMLKEYLDQLETFGEINISNKSDLTDLNNDIRNALPDGASITTYTYIPLVGMTSQTDPNGRTIYYCYDGFGRLINLRDQDWNIIKKIEYNYH; the protein is encoded by the coding sequence ATGGAAAATAAAAACATTGTTCTATTTTTTTTGATTATAAACATCTTTGCAGGCATAACTGCACAAGACGACATATTAGAAATTAAGCGACATCTGGAACCTATAGAGCCTTCTGCTGCGGGTATAGCCACATATGGTACTTACCCTGTTAACTATAGCACAGGATTACCTTCAATTGAAATACCTCTTTATACGATAAGGGCGGGTGATATCGAAGTTCCGATTAAGCTGAGTTATCATGGAGGTGGAATAAAGGTTAGCCAAGAAGCTTCCTGGGTTGGATTGGGATGGGACTTGTTTTACGGAGGTCAAATCACAAGAGAGGTGAACGGTTATCCAGATGAACCGAGCCAAAACTGGTCTATCCCGGATATTAACGAAGTGGTTGATTATTTGGAGAATGTAAATTCTGACGACAACCTATACTTGGACAATATTTCAGGTGAGAAATCACCAGCTTATTCTTTCCTCCGCGATGTCTTCCATTTTAATCTAGCGGGGTATAATGGATCTTTTGTTTATAATAACTTTGGCGAAAAAATGCAGATACCGTTTGGTAATTATTTATTTCAGAAACAGTCGGGAAATGATATTATCGTTGCCCCTAACGGAATTAGATACCTATTTAATGACGATGGTGTTGATAGAACATCTGTTTATCCTATTCATGCAGGCATTCCAGAATATATCTCAACGTGGCATGTTAAAGAGATAATAGGTCAGGGAACAGATGATCGGATCTCCTATGTTTACCAACCCGACGGGAGCATCACGACCAAAACATTTGGGTATAGCCAAGGTAAATCTGTTATGAAATATGAATGCTCAAAGTATAACATACTGCCGAAGGAAACACTTATATCTTTTAAAAAAAGTGTTTCCAACCAAATGGTTAAGGCCCAAAAACCATACCAGATTACATTTCCTAACGGAAGGGTCACGTTTATACTTGAACAAAGAAAGGATATTGAAGCATATTCGCCCATTAGTGCGAGTGCGGTGCCTCCATTAAGACGTTTAAAGCAAATCCTTATAGAAAATAAAATTGGAAATGATTATATCCCACATCATAGTTTTGATTTTCATTATTCATATTTTTATACTTCCTCTCCTGATTCGGAACAAATAGACCAGTTACGTCTTAAATTGGATAGTGTTTCAAAATTGGCATATGGATCAGGAGACACCGAAAAAGAAGTCACTTCTTTTGTTTATTCAGGAGATTACTGTCCCGATAAAAATAGCTTTTCAAAGGATTACTGGGGGTATTACAACGGTGTGAACAATATGTCACCTATTCCGGGCACAGTTGGTTTTCAGTCCAGATATGTTGATGAAAGTTCATCAAAATTCGGTAGTCTGTTGCAGATTATTTATCCGACAGGTGGGCGGACGGTTTTTGAATGGGAGTCTAACAGGTACGGTGAAGAAGATCCTATAGTTGTTGAAAAAAATGCGCAAGACGTTTCAATGACAACAGGTTATCCCGAAGGATTAAGTTGTGAGGATGGAGATATTCTATTGCCAATTGATAGCGTTGTAAAATTCCCTGGCAGTGATTTCTACTTGTTTACAGCAAGGTATTCTCAATCAATTGATGTTACATATAGCATTCAACGTAAAATTGACTACAATAATCAGCACAATAAATATGATCAGGCTGAAATTGAGATCAGTGACTTGACAGAGGGGAGGACATTAATATCCGCAACAAGGGAAGCCAATGATTTTACAAGAACGAGAACTGTGAATATTATTAAAGGGCATAAATATTACTTTCGTGTTAGTTCCAATTGCCATAACATCAAAAGTAGTATCTACTTTAGTTATGCTGGGAATGACTATTTTGATGATAAGTATAATTACCCAATAGGTGGGTTAAGAATCAAGAATATTGTGAATCGTGATACCAATGGTGCGAAGATTAACGAACAAAATTTCACTTATCTCATTCCCAATACAAATAAGTCAAGTGGGATGCTCAACAACTTAAGAACTTTAACGTTTACCTCGAGTAGACATGATGTACGGGTGGAGCCAGACTATTCAGAATCAGATTTAGATAATCCGTCGGTTATACCCGGATGTAGACTGGCGGTAAATACAACTATCCTCAGTCACAGTAACCCGATAAGCGGCTTGTATTCGAATTGTGTTAATTACCAATATGTTCAGGTTTTTAATAAAGATTCAGAAGGGAATAACACTGGATATGTAAACTATGAGTTTGATATATGTAAAGATAAGTATATAGGTGAAGAATACCCTATTGTTTCCAATAGTTGGAAGAGGGGACAATTAATACGGGAAACTATTTACAAGAATAATGAAGGTGTTTACGATTCGGTTAAAATGATATCAAACTATTATAGTATAGATCTCCGACAAAATTCCAAATCGTCTAGTTTTAGGCTGATAAAAGACGGTTCGGTCGAAGGAAAATGTAATGGTTGCTCAGCTTTTTATACGGCATATAAGCATCCGGTACAGTTTGACTATATTTCGGGCTGGAAGCATCTTGATAGTACAGTGGTAACCAATATTTATGAAGATGGCAACCTTGTTGTTCGTAACTATAGTTATTATGACAATCCAAATTATTCTTTCCCGGGAAGAACAAAGACAATAGATAGCCAAGGGGCAACCAAGGAAACCATATGGAAATATCCTTTGGATTACACGAACGGATTTGCAATGTTATACGAGGACGACAATGCCAACCTGAGTATAATGCAGGATATGGTAGGAAAGAACATGGTAGATCGTCCTGTTGAGGTAGTCCGTAAATCGGGAGGCAGCCTCAAAGAATCTTTATTTTACGTTTTTGCCAAGCATAACGAGAACATAAATGTTCGGGATATTTTCAAAAAGGACTTACAGAACAGTTCAATTAACGGAGATAACCAGATTCAGTACCCTAGCTTGCCCGAGCTTTGCGTCCAGTATTTCTTTAATGGTAAAACGAGGCAGATCGAGTTGAAAACAGGGGAGCTAGTTTCGTATTATTGGGGGCACGGTTCATCTTATGTTATGGCTAAGATGGATAATCTAAAATCGACGGTAATCGATAATGACCCAATGCTAAAAGAATATCTCGACCAATTAGAAACTTTCGGTGAAATTAATATTTCAAACAAGTCTGACTTGACTGATCTCAACAACGACATCAGGAATGCTTTGCCTGATGGTGCGTCAATTACCACCTACACTTATATTCCTTTGGTGGGTATGACCTCACAAACCGACCCTAATGGGCGAACAATATATTACTGTTACGACGGTTTTGGCAGGCTAATAAACTTGCGCGACCAAGACTGGAACATCATAAAAAAAATAGAATATAATTATCACTAG
- the tnpC gene encoding IS66 family transposase: MSDFSSNKDVLIQELLQERDEMFQELSRLRKNDNRVLDTLEAKNKKLEAIVAKKEQQIKKLIDQLAWFRHKFFGNSSEKHIAEDPDQRKIDWDGLEVVAEEKAIIENAEKELIEYERRKPVKNKQRPVRQPLPDHLRREVEVIEPEGKQDNWVRIGEEVTEILEHKPGEVYVRRIERPKYAVKQESVSPDIATDQNTEEASAIRIGSMPLLPLPRSNAGPSLLSELMMNKYYFHQPFNRQMAMFKMIGIKLPASTINGWFQGSCDLLRALYARLKEIVLKSDYIQVDESTISVISNEKHKAQKAYLWMVRSVMNNLVFFHYDKGSRAQKVILPLLKDFQGALQTDGYQAYSIYEQKKGVLLLGCWAHARRKFSESLKEDKTGAEYALAQIAKIYQVEQMATDQNMNYKQRAELRKRLAYPIMRAFEKWIEGYYPKALQGGKMSKALAYTYNLFLRLSRYHLDGRYLPDNNGAENAIRPVAVGRKGYLFCGNHDAAENAAIMYSLLGCCKASDVNPREWLTDVFSKIALYNSNYDLDLADLLPHNWKKSNSCQNIPKNTH, translated from the coding sequence ATGAGCGATTTTTCAAGCAATAAAGATGTGTTAATACAGGAGCTTCTCCAGGAACGTGACGAGATGTTTCAGGAGCTTTCCCGCTTGCGAAAAAATGACAATAGGGTTCTGGACACTTTGGAAGCTAAAAACAAAAAATTAGAGGCTATAGTCGCTAAAAAAGAGCAGCAAATTAAAAAGCTGATCGACCAGCTTGCTTGGTTTCGCCATAAGTTTTTTGGCAATTCTAGTGAAAAGCATATTGCCGAAGATCCCGATCAACGAAAGATCGATTGGGACGGACTGGAGGTCGTTGCAGAAGAGAAAGCTATCATTGAAAACGCAGAAAAAGAGCTTATCGAATATGAGCGCCGCAAGCCTGTAAAAAACAAGCAGAGGCCAGTTCGTCAACCACTTCCTGACCACCTTAGACGAGAGGTAGAAGTTATTGAACCGGAAGGTAAACAAGATAACTGGGTGCGTATTGGCGAAGAAGTAACAGAAATACTCGAACACAAGCCCGGAGAGGTATATGTACGTCGTATAGAACGTCCTAAATATGCAGTAAAGCAAGAATCAGTATCACCGGATATTGCTACAGATCAAAACACCGAAGAAGCATCAGCTATCCGTATTGGTTCAATGCCATTATTGCCTTTGCCACGCAGCAATGCAGGGCCTTCTTTATTGAGCGAGCTGATGATGAATAAATATTATTTCCACCAGCCTTTTAATCGCCAAATGGCCATGTTCAAAATGATTGGTATAAAATTACCTGCATCCACCATTAATGGTTGGTTTCAAGGAAGCTGTGATTTACTAAGAGCTCTTTATGCACGTTTAAAAGAAATTGTTCTAAAATCTGATTATATTCAGGTTGACGAAAGTACCATTTCGGTTATTAGCAACGAAAAGCACAAAGCACAAAAGGCTTATCTGTGGATGGTTCGATCAGTAATGAATAACTTGGTTTTCTTTCACTACGACAAAGGCTCCCGAGCACAAAAAGTGATACTTCCTTTATTAAAGGATTTTCAGGGAGCTCTTCAAACCGATGGATATCAGGCATATTCAATCTATGAGCAAAAGAAAGGTGTTTTGCTTCTGGGTTGTTGGGCTCATGCGCGCAGGAAATTCTCCGAAAGTCTAAAAGAAGACAAAACGGGGGCTGAATACGCATTGGCACAAATTGCTAAAATCTATCAAGTTGAGCAAATGGCCACCGATCAGAACATGAATTACAAGCAAAGAGCTGAACTACGAAAGCGCTTGGCTTATCCAATCATGCGTGCTTTTGAAAAATGGATCGAAGGCTATTACCCCAAAGCGCTACAAGGAGGAAAGATGAGTAAGGCGCTGGCTTATACATACAATCTTTTCTTACGTCTGTCTCGCTATCATCTTGATGGCCGATATCTGCCTGACAACAACGGAGCTGAAAATGCAATTAGGCCGGTAGCTGTTGGAAGAAAAGGCTATCTGTTTTGTGGCAACCATGATGCCGCAGAAAATGCAGCAATTATGTACTCACTACTGGGATGCTGCAAAGCCAGTGATGTAAATCCTCGCGAATGGCTTACAGATGTATTTTCTAAGATTGCGTTATACAACAGCAATTATGATTTAGACTTGGCTGATCTTTTGCCGCACAATTGGAAAAAGTCTAATAGTTGTCAGAATATTCCAAAAAACACCCACTAA
- the tnpB gene encoding IS66 family insertion sequence element accessory protein TnpB (TnpB, as the term is used for proteins encoded by IS66 family insertion elements, is considered an accessory protein, since TnpC, encoded by a neighboring gene, is a DDE family transposase.): MFHLHDKLKYFLYPAPVDMRKSFYTLSGIVSSLMKRNVQDGEVFIFVNRRLTTMKILHLEHGGLVIYHKKLDSGVFKLPAFDESLTSHIISWHDLMLIVQNVKPKKGF, encoded by the coding sequence ATGTTTCATTTACACGATAAACTTAAATACTTTCTATATCCGGCACCAGTGGATATGCGTAAAAGCTTTTACACACTCAGCGGCATTGTAAGCTCCTTAATGAAGCGTAATGTTCAGGACGGTGAAGTTTTTATATTTGTCAACCGTAGGCTGACCACCATGAAAATACTTCATCTAGAACACGGCGGGTTGGTAATTTACCATAAGAAGCTCGACAGTGGTGTTTTCAAACTTCCTGCATTTGATGAAAGCCTCACATCTCACATTATAAGTTGGCACGATTTAATGTTGATTGTACAGAATGTGAAGCCAAAAAAAGGCTTTTAA
- the tnpA gene encoding IS66 family insertion sequence element accessory protein TnpA gives MRMTLTTFKRLYKDYQESGLNIKDFCTNQDLAPSTFYYWRNKLEEALAHEPDSFVPLEFDSNPLTTNNQSSPSIIKSKPTLNNDAPIEFVFPNGTKMLLRDNINTQVLKTIVHLFD, from the coding sequence ATGAGAATGACATTAACAACATTTAAGCGTTTGTATAAGGATTACCAGGAATCAGGTTTGAACATAAAAGATTTCTGTACCAACCAAGATTTGGCTCCTTCCACTTTTTACTATTGGCGAAATAAATTGGAAGAGGCATTAGCACATGAGCCAGATAGCTTTGTTCCACTAGAATTTGACAGTAATCCGTTAACGACGAATAACCAATCGAGTCCATCTATCATCAAGAGTAAGCCTACTTTAAACAATGATGCTCCCATTGAATTCGTATTTCCCAATGGCACCAAGATGCTACTAAGGGATAATATAAACACGCAAGTATTAAAAACAATTGTTCACTTATTTGATTAA